A genomic region of Arachis hypogaea cultivar Tifrunner chromosome 5, arahy.Tifrunner.gnm2.J5K5, whole genome shotgun sequence contains the following coding sequences:
- the LOC112800183 gene encoding uncharacterized protein, whose amino-acid sequence MQPAPESGSYNHSDSHNHNQNRHHRDFESRDGATRYHNRRLRVGRQGHTNPLIWLLAIICTIIALAVIVAGIVVFAGYILIRPRVPTITVTNAHLDIFRNDYTGILETQLRIQVMAQNENMKAHASFSDIRFNLSFQGQPVAMMVADPFDVPKNNTQFLNYFVQSSAIPLTPEQMQAVTDSWKLNLATFDFKGNARTQWRIGPLIGSVKFWCYLDCKLKFHPLNGSYIHNSCTSKSK is encoded by the coding sequence ATGCAGCCCGCCCCCGAGTCAGGGTCGTACAACCACAGCGACAGCCACAACCACAACCAGAATCGTCACCATCGCGACTTTGAAAGTCGTGATGGGGCCACACGGTACCATAACCGAAGGCTTCGTGTGGGCCGACAAGGCCACACGAACCCTTTAATATGGCTACTAGCCATCATATGCACAATCATAGCCCTAGCTGTGATTGTTGCCGGCATAGTAGTCTTTGCAGGGTACATACTAATCCGACCAAGGGTACCGACAATAACCGTCACAAATGCTCACCTAGACATTTTCCGAAACGACTACACCGGAATCCTCGAAACCCAACTCCGGATCCAAGTGATGGCGCAGAACGAAAACATGAAAGCACATGCATCATTTTCCGACATAAGGTTCAACCTTAGCTTCCAAGGTCAACCCGTAGCAATGATGGTTGCTGACCCATTTGATGTACCCAAAAACAACACACAGTTTCTTAACTACTTTGTCCAATCGTCGGCGATACCGTTGACGCCGGAACAAATGCAGGCGGTCACTGATTCTTGGAAGCTCAACTTGGCGACCTTTGATTTCAAGGGTAATGCTAGGACTCAATGGAGGATAGGGCCTTTGATTGGTTCTGTTAAGTTTTGGTGCTACCTTGATTGTAAACTCAAGTTTCATCCCTTGAATGGGAGTTACATTCACAATTCCTGCACctccaaatcaaaataa
- the LOC112800184 gene encoding uncharacterized protein isoform X1 produces MKLQCHTLLRRAPLTTFPFNSTSNGTTTTLTLSVFRCHQTHPHQRLRFIPAYTKTGPSPRVDVNNNQVQQQQQQQEEQEDLEARVEKIIYRCRFLAIFGVFGSLIGSFLCFIKGSTIVAESFTSYLVDRTKIIQMLIEAIDVYLLGTVMLVFGMGLYELFVSNLGSASSLPDQDPSHRSNLFGLFVLKERPKWLEISTVNELKTKVGHVIVMLLLIGLFDKSKRAVIQTPLDLLCFCASVFLSSSCLFLLSKLNEAK; encoded by the exons ATGAAACTCCAGTGTCACACATTGCTGCGAAGAGCACCACTAACTACTTTTCCTTTCAATTCCACCTCTAATGGCACCACCACAACCCTAACCCTCTCTGTCTTTCGATGCCACCAAACTCATCCTCATCAACGCCTCAGATTCATTCCCGCTTACACCAAAACGGGACCCTCGCCACGTGTTGATGTCAATAACAACCaggtacaacaacaacaacaacaacaagaagagcaagaagaTCTAGAGGCCCGCGTTGAGAAG ATTATATATAGATGCCGCTTCTTGGCTATTTTTGGAGTCTTTGGTTCTTTAATTGGATCTTTCTTATGTTTCATCAag GGTTCCACAATTGTTGCAGAGTCGTTTACCTCATACCTTGTAGACCGCACTAAAATTATCCAAATGCTCATAGAGGCTATTG ATGTGTATCTTTTAGGAACAGTGATGCTGGTGTTTGGAATGGGCCTCTATGAGCTCTTTGTCAGTAATCTTGGTAGTGCAAGCTCTCTGCCTGATCAAGATCCTTCTCACAGATCAAATCTCTTTGGCTTATTCGTTCTTAAG GAGAGACCAAAATGGTTGGAGATATCAACAGTGAATGAACTGAAAACCAAGGTTGGGCATGTCATAGTGATGCTTCTTCTGATTGGTCTCTTTGACAAAAGTAAAAGAGCTGTTATACAAACTCCTCTGGATTTGCTATGCTTCTGtgcttctgtttttctttcttctagTTGCCTCTTCTTGCTGTCTAAGCTGAATGAAGCTAAGTGA
- the LOC112800184 gene encoding uncharacterized protein isoform X2: MKLQCHTLLRRAPLTTFPFNSTSNGTTTTLTLSVFRCHQTHPHQRLRFIPAYTKTGPSPRVDVNNNQVQQQQQQQEEQEDLEARVEKGSTIVAESFTSYLVDRTKIIQMLIEAIDVYLLGTVMLVFGMGLYELFVSNLGSASSLPDQDPSHRSNLFGLFVLKERPKWLEISTVNELKTKVGHVIVMLLLIGLFDKSKRAVIQTPLDLLCFCASVFLSSSCLFLLSKLNEAK, translated from the exons ATGAAACTCCAGTGTCACACATTGCTGCGAAGAGCACCACTAACTACTTTTCCTTTCAATTCCACCTCTAATGGCACCACCACAACCCTAACCCTCTCTGTCTTTCGATGCCACCAAACTCATCCTCATCAACGCCTCAGATTCATTCCCGCTTACACCAAAACGGGACCCTCGCCACGTGTTGATGTCAATAACAACCaggtacaacaacaacaacaacaacaagaagagcaagaagaTCTAGAGGCCCGCGTTGAGAAG GGTTCCACAATTGTTGCAGAGTCGTTTACCTCATACCTTGTAGACCGCACTAAAATTATCCAAATGCTCATAGAGGCTATTG ATGTGTATCTTTTAGGAACAGTGATGCTGGTGTTTGGAATGGGCCTCTATGAGCTCTTTGTCAGTAATCTTGGTAGTGCAAGCTCTCTGCCTGATCAAGATCCTTCTCACAGATCAAATCTCTTTGGCTTATTCGTTCTTAAG GAGAGACCAAAATGGTTGGAGATATCAACAGTGAATGAACTGAAAACCAAGGTTGGGCATGTCATAGTGATGCTTCTTCTGATTGGTCTCTTTGACAAAAGTAAAAGAGCTGTTATACAAACTCCTCTGGATTTGCTATGCTTCTGtgcttctgtttttctttcttctagTTGCCTCTTCTTGCTGTCTAAGCTGAATGAAGCTAAGTGA